One Candidatus Binatia bacterium genomic window, ACTCTCCCGCGCATCAGGTCCGGCAACTGGCGTAGCTCGCCGAGCAGGCGCTCGCGCCGGGCCTCGAGCTGGGAGCGGTGGCGGTTCGTCATATCGGACACGCTATAGCGCTTGCCCAATCGCATCTGTCAAGGCCTTCCGACTCCACCCGGCGGGTTTTCCGAACCCCTTTGGGCTACTGGGTCTTCACCGCTTAGCGCCGGATCAGGGCCGTACCTGCGCTATTGACGGATCGCAGTGGATATCGTAGCGCGGCAACTCCCTTTGTTGGGCAGTTGGAAGATGACCGATCTGCCGATAGCCGAAATGCAGCCCGTCATCGGAGGACCGCGCGTGGTCCTCCGGCCGTTTCGACGCGAAGACGCCGCCGCCGTCGAGCGGCTCGCCGGTGCGAGAGAGATTGCAGACACCACCCTCCGGATCCCGCATCCCTACCCGGAAGGAGCAGCCGCGGCTTGGATCGCGACGCATGCGCCCGACTGGGCCGCCGGGAAGAATGTTCACTTCGCCATCGCCTTCCCGTGCGGCGAGCTCCTTGGCGCCATCGGCCTGGAACTTGCCCGTGAGCAAGGATGGGCCGAACTCGGGTATTGGGTCGGTCTTCCGTATTGGAACAACGGCTACTGCACCGAGGGCGGCATCTTGGTCCTGAAGTTCGCTTTCGGAGATCTGGGGCTGCACCGGGTTCAAGCGCGGCATCTCGTCCGCAACCCGGCATCGGGCCGCGTCCTGGAGAAACTCGGGATGCGCCGCGAGGGCATCCACCGCGAGGCGGTGAGGAAGTGGGGTCGGTTCGAGGACGTCGCGAGTTACGCGACCCTCGCTTCGGAATGGGAAAGAGAAGGCCGGAAGTGACGGCTCTGCCCGACCGGAACACAACTCGGCCCGCAGAAACGACGGACCTTCTCGCCGGCTCGAGTGTGCCGGGCGCGCACGCCCACGACCGTGACCGTCACCCGGGGTCCGCCGATTCGCTTCGCTCGAAGAACTTGCGCTGCATGGACCCCTGCCGTGTCGGTGCGGATACGTTCGAGGGTGGGAGCCGAACTGGTCCGTGCCGGCAGCGCGCTGGAAAGCCGCACGCGGCGCCTGGCCGGCGTTCAGCAACCGAGCACGATCTTGCCGAACGCGCCCGGTTCCATCACCAGGCGATGCGCCGCCGCCGCTTCGGCCAGGGGCAGCTCGCGGCCGACGATCGGTCGCAGTACCCCGGCTTCGAGACCTGCCGCGATCCCCGCGTAGGCCGCGAGGAGATCGTGTTCCGGCGCCACCAGTAGCGACATCCCACGCACGTCGGCGTCGCGCCGCATCAACTCGCGCGGATTGATTTCCACCGACCCGCGACTGCCGATGACGACGACGCGCCCCCGCGGCGCCAGCACTTCAAGGTCTTTGCCGAGGTTCGCATTGGCGAGCATTTCGAGGACGGCGTCGACGCCGTGCCCGCCGGTCGCGGCGAGGACGGCGCCGAGATAGCCCTCGCTGCCGTGGTCGAATGCGTGGTGGGCCCCCTGTTCGCGCGCCAACTCCCGGCCCCGATCCGTTCCCGCCGTTGCCACGACTCTGCAGCCGTGTGCACGGGCCATCTGAATTGCAGCAATGCCGACGCCGCCGCTGCCGCCGTGGATCAACACCGTTTCCCCGGGAAGCACCCGCGCACGTTGAAACAGCGCCCGGTACGCGGTTCCGTAGGGGATACCCAGCGCGGCACCGGCGGCGAAACCGACACCGTCGGGCAGCGGATGCACCTGGCGCTCGACGCACACCGCCCGCTCGGCGTACGCCCCGCTGAGCGTCCCCGCGGTAAACACGCGGTCGCCGGCACGCCAGCGGGTAACCCCACTGCCGACGGACTCGACGACCCCGGCCGCGTCGAGCCCGGGCGTGTACGGTAACGGCGCACCGTATCCCTGAGTCCCAGCGCGAATATAGGTGTCGACCGGATTGACGCCCGCGGCATGCACTCGCACAACCACCTGTCCGGGCCCAGCCTGCGGGTCCGCCAGGTCGACGTAATCGAGTACTTCGGGACCGCCGTGCGCGGCGACGCGGATGGCTTTCATACCAGGCCGGCGGTTAGCCCCAACGCCACCCACCCCAACCCCCCGATCCGCGGCATCCTTACCCGCACGTGGAAATTCCCCCGTCGACCGGGATGACCGTGCCGGTCAGGTAGGCGCCGGCGCGCGAGGCGAGGAAGATCGTCGCGCCGGCCATGTCTTCCGGCTCGCCGATGCGGCCGAGCGGGCAGGCGCCGACGATGGCGTCGCGGAAGTTGCGCAGAGTCTCGGCCATCATCTTACTCTCGAACGGCCCGGGCGCGATCGCGTTCACGGTAATGTGTCGCGGGGCAAGCTGATGCGCCAGCACGCGCGTAAGATGATGTACGGCAGCCTTGCTGGCGGAGTACGCGTAAGTTTCGAGCACCGGCGCGCGCAAGCCGTCGATCGAGCCGATGTTGATGACCCGTGCGGGGTCCTGCGGCGTGGCCGCCTTCACGAGTAGATCGAGCATCGCCCGGGTGAGGTGGAATACCGACTTGACGTTCAACGCCAGCACCTTGTCCCATGCCGCGTCGGGGTACTCGGCCAGCGGCGCTCCCCAGTTGGCGCCGGCATTGTTCACCAGCACGTGCACGGCGGATTCCCTCGCCGCCACGGCGGCCGCGAGCGCCTTCGTCCCGGCCTCCGTGCCGAGATCGGCCGGCACCGACACACACGTCCCGACCTTCGACAGCTCGCCGGCGACCTGGTCGCAAACGTCCGCCTTGCGCGAGGAGATATAGACTCTGGCCCCGTTCTCGACGAAGCCCCGGGCGATCATGAGTCCGATACCGCGAGAGCCGCCGGTTACGACGGCAACCTTGCCTGCGACCGAGAACAAGTTCTTCACCAGGTGCCCTCCTCGAACATGGCGTCGAGCTTGCCGGCTCGCCGCCGCAAGAACTCCCGCTGCTGCGGGTGCGTGAGAATGTACAGATCGCGGCGCTCGATACCGCGCACGACACGGCGCGCGACTTCCTCGGCCGGAATAGTTCCGCCCTTCATTTCCTCGGCAGGCGGGAGCACGGGTTCGGGGCCCGGGTTGCGCAAGTGCGCCGGGCGCATCCGCACCGTGTTCTCGTTGATATTCGTGGCAACGATCATCGGGCAGAGCACGCTGACACCGATACCCAGCGGCTTCAGCTCGCGGTGCAGCGATTCGGTCAGACCGACGACGGCGAACTTGGAGGCGCAGTAGATCCCGAGCCACTCCATGCCGACGAGGCCGGACATCGAGGCCGTGTTGACGATGTGTCCACCGGCGCCCTGCGCGACGAGCAGCGGAACGAAGCATTCGACCCCGTGTACGACGCCCCAGAAGTTCACGGCCATCGTGTACTCCCAGTCGCGGTGGGTTGCCGTGCTCATCTGGCCGAAGAGGGCGACGCCGGCATTGTTGCAGACGATGTGCACGGCGCCGAAGCGCTGCCGGGCCGCCTCGGCCAGGGCCCGTACGCTCTCGAGGTCGGTAACGTCCGTCCGTACCCCGAGCGCCTCGCCGCCGGCCGCCGTCAGCTCGCCCACGGCGCCGGCGAGCGCGGCGTCGTCCAGATCGGCAAGCACCAGCTTCGCGCCGCGCGCCGCAAACGCACGCGCCATGGCCATGCCGATCCCGCCGGCCCCGCCGGTGATCACCGCCACCCGGTCTTTGAAAGGATCGCTCATCATCGGCTGGAGTAGCACGCGGCCACCGGCGATGAAAACATCCCCGACCACGCTCCGGTCCCCGTGTTACCTTCGACTCACTTGAACGCGTCGATCAGCTCTTGCAACGCTACCAGTTGCCCGCCCCGGGTCGACGACGGCACCAGGATGGGGGTCTTCAGACCGGTGGCATACCAGGCTTCGAGTCCATCCCGCACCTCGGCAGCGGTTCCGAACAGGGTGCAGTCGCGCAGCCACCTGTCGCTCATCAACGACGGCAGCTTGTCGTGTTCGCCACCTTCGATGGCGGCCTGGATGGCGCGCATCTCGTCTTCGTAGCCGGCCTCGATCCAGTACGCCCGATAGTTGGGCAACATGACGTAGCCGGTAAGCGTCTTGCGATTGACGGCCGCGGCGGCGGCCCGGTCGTCGGCGATGCACACGGGAATCATGTTGCCGATGAAGAAGTCGCCCTGACGCGCCGCCGCGGGAAGAAACGAGATCGAGGCGGCCATGTGCGAGCGGGCGGCGTTGGCCCAGACCGCACCCTGGGCCAGTTCGGCGGATAGTTCCGCCATCTTGCGTCGCAGCGCCGCGAACACGATCGGCGGCAGGGTCCCCCAACGCTGAGCGCCCTTCTGCAGTTGAGCGGTGAACTCCCGCACGTCAGCCAGCGGCTTGCCGGTGCGCACACCGAGGCGGTCGGTCACCGGGGCATGGCTGATACCGATGCCGAAGCGGAAGCGGCCGCCGCTCAGCTCGTGGATCATGGTGACGCTCTGGGCGTAGTCGAACGGGTGGCGCGTATAGATGTTGGCGATGCTGGTGCCGAACGAAATCTCTTTCGTACAGAAGGCCAGCGCCTCGCACAGGCCGACGTTGTCGCCGAAGCTCGGGCAGTAAATCCCGGCGAAGCCCTGGCGCTCGACTTCGGCCGCGGCTTCGAGTGTGGCGCGCCGCTTGCCGGCCATGGCCGCCAGACTGACCGCCGGTTTGCGCAGATTGGTAGGCATGGCGCGGGCTACTCCTCTTCCTCGATTTCGCCCTGTTCGCCCCACCGCAGCTTGCAGCGCTCGGAGCAGAAATAGTGCGTCCAGTTGTCCACGACCACGATTTCGGGGCTTTCGGCGGTTTCGGCGGGAATCGCCGCGCCGCAATGTTCGCAATTCTTCGGTTCGGGCATGGGAGAGCCTCCTCGGGACGCTGGGACAGCGCCGTCGCTGCAACGCGAGATGCAGTCGATAACACGGGAGGCCACGGGAGGCCACGGGGTACCGCGGCCCGCGACCGTCCCCGCGACCGTCCCCTTGCGGCACTCGACCGGGAGGCGTATGGGGGGGCGCCTGAGGGAGGTATCCGTATGGCGAGCGTCGCAGCCCTGATGGTCACGGAAATGGTAACCGCTAGTCCCACGGAAACCGTGGCCGAGGTCGCGCGGCGGATGGCGGACAACAAGATCGGCGCGGTGCTGGTCGTCGACGGCCAGCGGATCGAGGGCGTCTTTTCCGAACGCGATCTGCTCAACCGCGTCGTCGCCGACTTTCGCAATCCGGAAACGACGAAGCTCGAACACGTCTGCACCCGCGACATCGTGACCATCGACGTCAAGGCACCGGTGAAAACCGTGCTGGACATCTTCCGGGAGAAAAAGATCCGCCACCTGCCCGTCGTCGACGGCGGCAAGCCGGTGGGCATTCTGTCGGTGCGCGATTTCCTCGAGTACCTCGTCGGCGGACTCGAACGTTACATCGACGACCTGCGCTACAAGCGCGAACTCGCCGAGGGAGTCGACCCCTACGACCATATCGGCGGGTCGTACGGCAAGTAACGGCACCATCCCATAACGCGCTGCCGTTGAGCTGCGGCGGGCCAATGGATCGCCGCTATAGCCCGTCGCCAGCTCGAACGGCGGGTTAGCCTCGGCGGTGCTGCCACTCCGCCGGATCGCGACTCGCGTGCAACACCGCGAGCACGATAGTGATGTCGCCTTCCACGGCGAAGTAGACGGCGTACGGAAAGCGCCTGACGAGCGCGTGACGAATGCCGCCGCGCAGTTCCTGGTACTTGAGCGGGCTGTCGGCGATGCGGTTGTACGATGCCCGAACTTCATCCAGAAACTCGACGCCGAGCCCTGCCTGTTCCGTCTCGTACCATTCGAACGCCGCCTCCACATCGAGATCGACGGACGGCTCCGAGATCAACCGAGACTTGGTCACCGCGGCTTCTTGGCCCTCTCGGCCAAGCGATCGATCACTTCGTATGCTGAGCGAGCACGACTCGGATCACGCCGGTATTCGGCGAGGCGTTCCTCGGCGACTTGCAAGTGGCTCTCCGGAACGGGTAGCTCTCCCGGCCGCTCGGCAATTCGATCCCACAGGTCCTGCAGATATCGAACCTGTTCGGTCTTCGACAGTTCCGTGAAACCAGGTGGCTCGGCAATCGTTGTCTGTTGCATGCTTCGATCCTCGGCCCCGACAATACCGTAAGCCCCGTGCGGCCGCCAATGGTGGAGGCTAACGGCGCGGTTCAGGCGCGGCGGCGCTGCCAGCCGGAAGCTCCCGCCGCCGCATAGCCGGCCGGCGCCTCGGCGACGCTGTAGCCGCGCCGACCGAGCTTGGTCAGCATGGCGACCACATCGCACCCGGGCCTGCACACACAATGGCCGGCGTCCTTTCGCAAAAGAACCGTCCCTCAAGAGCGGAGTTATGGCCATCGCACGGCCGCATCGCCGTGCGCCGAGCGTGACCGGCCGGTTATCGCTGTCACCCCGATGACGATTGCGAGCCGGTAGGCAACGCCGCCGCCGGCAATCTGCCGGCGTTCCCCGCATCTAAAGCAGGCTGCCCGGGCTGGCCTTCGGCTTGCTCCACTGCAACGGCGACCCGTTTCCGCGGCCGCGGCACACGTGGCCGGGGCGGGCGCGAAAGGGAGCAGCCATGGGTCTGAGCCGCAACGTATCGATCGTACGCCGCAGCATCCGCCTGCGCATCCCGCCCTGGTCTCGCCATGCGATCTGCGCCGCCGGAACGGTCGTGGTACTCGCGGCGGTAAGTCCGCCGCTGCTGCACGCTCAGGATCTCGTCGCCCTCGCAGCGCCGGTGCTCGAGCGGACGGCGGGATCGACCGGGGCAACGACGCAGCCGGCCGAGAAGAGGCCCGACTTTCACCGCATCGACCTGCACTCGGTTCCGGCGCAGCGAGCGCCGGAACCGTTCACCCTGCGCGACTTCAGCCTCGGGTACAGAGCTGCGCCATTCACCCTCGGGCTGGCCGAGATCGGCCCCGATCCGGTCGATTGCTCGTTGGTGACCACCGCGCCGGCTGCCGGCCGCACGGCCGGCGGCCGGGCGTGTGCACAACCGATTCGCGTGAATCTGCTCTGGTGGTGAGGAAGCGCGACCGGAGGGGGGCGCGTCGCGCTTACTCTTGCGCCCGCACGAACGCCGGGCGCGAGGCCAGCCGGCCCACGTACTCCTGCAGTACCGGGAAACCCTCCAGCAAACCGAGGAACTGACCCCACGCCAGGGTCGAGCCGACCATCACGTCAGCGGTGCTGAACTCGTTCCCGAGCAGGTATTGCTTGCCTTGCAACGCGCCGGAGAGCACCTCGGCCACCTTCTTCCACGCCACTCTGCCCGCTTCGACTTTGGCCGGCGAGCGCTCTGCCTCGGGCAGCCTGACCGTGTTCATGAACACGTCGATAAGCGGCGGCTCCATGGTCGCGATGGTGTAGACGATCCACTGGTAATAGGGACCGCGCACCGGCGAGCCAACCGGCGGAGCCAGCCGCTTCTCCGGATACTTGTCCGCCAGGTAGGCGCAAATGGCCGCCGACTCGATCAAGGCCAGGTCGCCGTCGACCAGTGCCGGCAGTGCCCCGTGCGGGTGTATTTTCAGGTAGTCCGGGGCCTTGTGCTCCTGCTTCGACATGTCCAGAGTCACCAGCTCGTACGGTACTCCGATCTCCTCCAACAACCAGCGCGGGCGTATCGAACGCGACTGCCTGGCGTGATACAGCTTCATCCGTGTCCTCCTAACGCAACGTTGCGAACAGTGCGGGTATACTGTCTGAGCGTCGCCGTCGTGTCGACACCCTGCCGAACGGCGCACTGAAGCCGGTCCCCGGTCGAATTCCGGAACGAAGCCGGAACGGCCCGCCGCATGGACGTCTTACGCGGCCCGGCGTAAGGTTGGGCGGCTATGATCCTGCTCGCTGCCGTGCTGCTGCTTTCCTGGTCCACCGTCCTCCGATGCCACGAGGCCTTTGCCGAGGTCACACCGATCCCGAGTGCGGGCTGCGGCGCGACGACCGTGGCACACGGGCGCCCGCTGGATCGGACCATCTCCGTCGACGGCGTCGAGCGGCACTATCTGCTCGACGTCCCCGAAAGCGTGCGGGCCGGCAAGCCCGCACCGGTGTTGTTCGATTTCCACGGTCTCGGACACAGCGGGGCCGGGGTCTGGCGGGTATCCGAGTTCAAGGACATAGCGGCGCGTGACGGATTCATCGCCGTGTATCCCGACGGCTTGCCCGTGCGGCTCATCGGCCGCAGCGGTGCAGGGTGGGAGATTTACAAGATCGCCGGCAACCGCGACGTGGACTTCGTCCGCGCCCTCCTCGACTATCTCGAACGCACGTATTGCGTCGACCGCGCCCGCATCTTCGCCACCGGCTTTTCGAACGGCGGCTTCCTGAGTCACGTGCTCGCGTGTGCGCTGCCGGATCGCGTCGCCGCTGTCGCTTCCGTCAGTGGGGGCCGGGTGACGGTGCCGTGCACGCCCGGGCGTGGCGTCCCGGTGCTCATCATTCACGGCCGACAGGATACCGTCGTTCCCGTGGAGCAGGCCCGGCAGGCCCGTGACTTCTGGATACGGCACGACGCCTGCCGCGAGAGCGCCAGCAACGGTTGCGAATACCACCGCGAGTGTCGCGACGGGGCCGAAGTACGGTACTGCGAAGGCGACTTCGGCCACCGCTGGCCGCCCGCGGCCACGCAGCAGATCTGGGATTTCTTCCGCGCCCATCCCATGCCCGGGAAGTGACTCGGGCGAGTCTATCGGCCGGGCTGCGCGCTGTCGGGTTCGACGACTTCCTCGACGGTAAAGGGAACGCGCCGGCGAAAAGGTTCCGCGCGAATCGGGCAGTCGGACACCTCGCACACCGCGCACAGCGACCGCCGGCACGGATCGAGGTGAAACACGAACGAGCCTTCGATGGCGCCGGCGGCAAGCAGCCGTCGCTCGAGCGCGTCGGCGGTGTCGTGCGCGCGATCCACCGTCCAGAACTCCGGCATGACCAGGTGCGCTTCGACGTAGCTGAACCGGCCCGAACGAATGGCGCGCACCTGATGGACGCGGATCACGCCGGGTTCGGGCGTGGCGTTGAGGATCGCGACCAGCCTGCCGAGTAAAGTCACGTCCTCGGCATCGAGAAGGCCGCCGGCGGCTTGACGCACGAGTTGCAAGCCGGTCCAACCGAGATTCGCGGCGACGACGACAGCCACGAGCGGGTCGAACCAGACGATGCCGGTCACCCGCACCAGCGACAGGCCGGCGATCACGCCGACCGTCGTCCAGAAGTCGGACAGGACGTGCCGGCCATCGGCCACCAGG contains:
- a CDS encoding GNAT family N-acetyltransferase is translated as MTDLPIAEMQPVIGGPRVVLRPFRREDAAAVERLAGAREIADTTLRIPHPYPEGAAAAWIATHAPDWAAGKNVHFAIAFPCGELLGAIGLELAREQGWAELGYWVGLPYWNNGYCTEGGILVLKFAFGDLGLHRVQARHLVRNPASGRVLEKLGMRREGIHREAVRKWGRFEDVASYATLASEWEREGRK
- a CDS encoding NADPH:quinone reductase, with amino-acid sequence MKAIRVAAHGGPEVLDYVDLADPQAGPGQVVVRVHAAGVNPVDTYIRAGTQGYGAPLPYTPGLDAAGVVESVGSGVTRWRAGDRVFTAGTLSGAYAERAVCVERQVHPLPDGVGFAAGAALGIPYGTAYRALFQRARVLPGETVLIHGGSGGVGIAAIQMARAHGCRVVATAGTDRGRELAREQGAHHAFDHGSEGYLGAVLAATGGHGVDAVLEMLANANLGKDLEVLAPRGRVVVIGSRGSVEINPRELMRRDADVRGMSLLVAPEHDLLAAYAGIAAGLEAGVLRPIVGRELPLAEAAAAHRLVMEPGAFGKIVLGC
- a CDS encoding SDR family oxidoreductase, which encodes MKNLFSVAGKVAVVTGGSRGIGLMIARGFVENGARVYISSRKADVCDQVAGELSKVGTCVSVPADLGTEAGTKALAAAVAARESAVHVLVNNAGANWGAPLAEYPDAAWDKVLALNVKSVFHLTRAMLDLLVKAATPQDPARVINIGSIDGLRAPVLETYAYSASKAAVHHLTRVLAHQLAPRHITVNAIAPGPFESKMMAETLRNFRDAIVGACPLGRIGEPEDMAGATIFLASRAGAYLTGTVIPVDGGISTCG
- a CDS encoding SDR family NAD(P)-dependent oxidoreductase, with protein sequence MVGDVFIAGGRVLLQPMMSDPFKDRVAVITGGAGGIGMAMARAFAARGAKLVLADLDDAALAGAVGELTAAGGEALGVRTDVTDLESVRALAEAARQRFGAVHIVCNNAGVALFGQMSTATHRDWEYTMAVNFWGVVHGVECFVPLLVAQGAGGHIVNTASMSGLVGMEWLGIYCASKFAVVGLTESLHRELKPLGIGVSVLCPMIVATNINENTVRMRPAHLRNPGPEPVLPPAEEMKGGTIPAEEVARRVVRGIERRDLYILTHPQQREFLRRRAGKLDAMFEEGTW
- a CDS encoding LLM class flavin-dependent oxidoreductase, which translates into the protein MPTNLRKPAVSLAAMAGKRRATLEAAAEVERQGFAGIYCPSFGDNVGLCEALAFCTKEISFGTSIANIYTRHPFDYAQSVTMIHELSGGRFRFGIGISHAPVTDRLGVRTGKPLADVREFTAQLQKGAQRWGTLPPIVFAALRRKMAELSAELAQGAVWANAARSHMAASISFLPAAARQGDFFIGNMIPVCIADDRAAAAAVNRKTLTGYVMLPNYRAYWIEAGYEDEMRAIQAAIEGGEHDKLPSLMSDRWLRDCTLFGTAAEVRDGLEAWYATGLKTPILVPSSTRGGQLVALQELIDAFK
- a CDS encoding CBS domain-containing protein, producing MASVAALMVTEMVTASPTETVAEVARRMADNKIGAVLVVDGQRIEGVFSERDLLNRVVADFRNPETTKLEHVCTRDIVTIDVKAPVKTVLDIFREKKIRHLPVVDGGKPVGILSVRDFLEYLVGGLERYIDDLRYKRELAEGVDPYDHIGGSYGK
- a CDS encoding type II toxin-antitoxin system RelE/ParE family toxin, with the translated sequence MTKSRLISEPSVDLDVEAAFEWYETEQAGLGVEFLDEVRASYNRIADSPLKYQELRGGIRHALVRRFPYAVYFAVEGDITIVLAVLHASRDPAEWQHRRG
- a CDS encoding addiction module protein encodes the protein MQQTTIAEPPGFTELSKTEQVRYLQDLWDRIAERPGELPVPESHLQVAEERLAEYRRDPSRARSAYEVIDRLAERAKKPR
- a CDS encoding glutathione S-transferase family protein, translating into MKLYHARQSRSIRPRWLLEEIGVPYELVTLDMSKQEHKAPDYLKIHPHGALPALVDGDLALIESAAICAYLADKYPEKRLAPPVGSPVRGPYYQWIVYTIATMEPPLIDVFMNTVRLPEAERSPAKVEAGRVAWKKVAEVLSGALQGKQYLLGNEFSTADVMVGSTLAWGQFLGLLEGFPVLQEYVGRLASRPAFVRAQE
- a CDS encoding dienelactone hydrolase family protein is translated as MILLAAVLLLSWSTVLRCHEAFAEVTPIPSAGCGATTVAHGRPLDRTISVDGVERHYLLDVPESVRAGKPAPVLFDFHGLGHSGAGVWRVSEFKDIAARDGFIAVYPDGLPVRLIGRSGAGWEIYKIAGNRDVDFVRALLDYLERTYCVDRARIFATGFSNGGFLSHVLACALPDRVAAVASVSGGRVTVPCTPGRGVPVLIIHGRQDTVVPVEQARQARDFWIRHDACRESASNGCEYHRECRDGAEVRYCEGDFGHRWPPAATQQIWDFFRAHPMPGK
- a CDS encoding cation diffusion facilitator family transporter codes for the protein MEDRADRAARNIEHEPGAPADGVRVRLRAGVASLAVSAVLLCAKFFAYRLTGSTAILSDAFESIVNVVAAGFAVFSLHLAATPADRGHPYGHGKIEFFSATFEGGLIASAALLIVYQAVSALVQGVEVRELDAGLAIVAAAGTVNLALGAFLVRTGQRHNSLTLVADGRHVLSDFWTTVGVIAGLSLVRVTGIVWFDPLVAVVVAANLGWTGLQLVRQAAGGLLDAEDVTLLGRLVAILNATPEPGVIRVHQVRAIRSGRFSYVEAHLVMPEFWTVDRAHDTADALERRLLAAGAIEGSFVFHLDPCRRSLCAVCEVSDCPIRAEPFRRRVPFTVEEVVEPDSAQPGR